The following nucleotide sequence is from Vitis vinifera cultivar Pinot Noir 40024 chromosome 14, ASM3070453v1.
TTATTGTACTAATCCACATGTCTGCCTTCCATTAACCATATTAGTTCAAGTAATGGGAACTCCCATATTTATCTAACACCCTTTGCtagtattaaaaagaaaaacaggagTAGCATGTGGGAAAAGTGTGTTAATTGTTGCCCTGGAATTTGAAGTGGACTGTGGATATCCATATCCTATTATACATCTCATTTTGattaaggaaaagaaacatAGTGCTTGCTTATGTTTTCTATATAATTCTTTGAAGAATTTGTTAGGTCAAATTTTTGGGCTAAAAGATCAACTATGCGGAACTAATTCAGCATGTGAACATGTTTTGCAAGAAACTGAAACTAGGATATAATCCTTTAGGGAACTCAAGGAGGTACATTTCCATGAGAATGCGTCCATCCtctttgaaaatgttttacatTGGAATGCatggaaaaattcattcaaCTCGTTCAACTCCCCGTCTTATAATCATAGTTGACCTTATTTTTTGGTAGATCTTCATCACTGAGCTCTGTTATTTGAACCTTTGAGTTAAATGAGAGCCACAGGGATGGCTTACGCTTAAGTCCATATTTCAGTTTATCAACCTTTCTATCCTTTAAAGAACTAATTGCCacataaatatatgatttttctaGTTCTTTCTTTACTTTATTCCTTTAATCCTTtccatttttgtatttattaaaaatgaatctgAACTTCTTTcacacaaaagaaaattttatcatattggTTGTTTCAGCCTGCCATTgttaaattataatttgttttgataCTTGCTAAGTAGGCTCAAGCATTGTTGCATGATTCTCCAACATAAAGGGATCAGTTTGAGTCAACTCAACCAGTACATAAGATTAACAAACCCTTTCTTTTGCTTGAAAAACTGAATTTGTTACTATGATCTCTAGCAAGTTTTGTTGTCCCTGCATCTTAACTCCATCCCTTCTCAATCCCCTAAATTGTCCTGGTTCCTTGTAGCTCCTAGATCGTTAATTTTTTTCCACATCAATCATTGCCTGTAGTTGCTAATTGACTGCTCCATAGCAATTGATCCTGTCATGTCTGTCAGTTATGCATCATAACATTCTCTGAAAATTTCTTGGTACAGAGGTGGAAAAAATGGTTGAGTTAAACCCTTGAGGCCtgactcaagtggtaaaggaatggggagggtttgtgggaggttctagtttcaagtcccaatggggcaAAACTTTatctaccaaaaaaaataaaaataaaaatggttgaGTTTAAATCTTGAATAAATGGAGTCTGGTTCTTCACTCCTTCGAACCCCAAAACCCCTCAAATAGATGCCGGAGTCTGTCATGCTTCCATCATGAGATAAAATACATATTATATACTAGCCCTATGCAATTTGTAAATGCACCCTTTCAGCTCAAGCTTTCTCAATCACTATTTGCATTCTAGCTTTGTTGGCAAATTGTAATGCACTCCTGCAATAGgtttcagtttttaaaaccAGGGTAGGCAACAATCTACCGACCACCTTAAGCTGCTCAGGGTTATTAGAGTTATGTGATGGGGTGAGTAGCCAGCTAATGGGGTAGGTAGGAGTGGAAAACCAGACCACCCCCTACTTTTTCTTGtttaatgagaaaaaataaCAAGTTGATTCAAATTTTCTAAGCTTGATGTTCATTGAACTGGATGCTATAAGATAATATAACTGCTTCTATTAATTTGGATCAACTGTTCATGCAgccaaaaatggagaaaaagtaGGTGGAAGAACTTAATATTGAAAGATGGAAAGAGATTCCATAACTGGTTTTGATTGTCATGCAGGGTCTGGGAGCATATTTGAGACATTGCGTTTGAGAAAACCTTTGATTGTGGTGGTGAATGAGGATTTGATGGACAATCATCAGAGTGAGCTAGCAGAAGAACTAGCAGAGCGGAAGCATTTATTCTGTGCTCGCCCTCAAACACTCTACCAAACTATTGCAACTATGAACTTGGAATCTCTCCTTCCATATACCATCCAGGTGATGCTGCAGCAGTTGCTAAGCTTATAAACAGGTTTCTAGGTTTCCCAGATGATTAATGGACTGTGAGATCTGAGAGAGCATTGATTTAAAGCATTTGGACCTCAGAAATTTAAAAGATCCACCACAATTTACATAGCATTTTTGTACAAAAGATTGCTTATCATCATCTGTATAAACTCCTTACAAAGAAAGTGGCTGTTCAAAAAAATGGAAACCCTGGTGACCGGGGAAATGTAAGCATCAAAATTATTTCAGTACATTAAATCCTAATATTGGTTCCATGCTATCAATTGAAGTACTGaatctcattatttttcaatgttgtACCTTCAAAGGTCCTGGAGATTGTAACAGTGCCAGTCAATCACCATGGCCTATCCAGTGTCCACTGTGGCCTTCATCTGGGATAAAAAGGAACAGTGCAGAACAAGAAAGTTACTGACTAGATGTGCTTGGGCATTGTTGTGGTCCAGGTTAAGCTTCATTATTCTCTTGTTCGAGCTGGTTTTCCAGATGGGCAAATTGTAAACTTATGTGACATTTGGGTTTTGCTCAGCTGTGTTCATGAATGATCCTAATTACTAGATTGTGGAATGTGTTTGTTATTGTGATTTGTGACCTACAATGCAGATAGTTGATAGTAGCTTCTGATGGTTGCCCATGACCTTTTTGATCCTGAAACAGAGCTGGTTTGTAGTTGGGTTGGAGCCTTGGTAACCAACCCAAAGTCGACATTATTGGGCCGGGTTCCTGAGCTCCAAGACCCAAATTTTCGCTTCGACCCAAAACCATACAAAAGTGGGCATTTAACATACACAGTCTCGGTATGTCTCATGCATGTGACTGAGAGGGGACTGGCACATGAGACTACAATGACTCTCCATTTGATCAGCTTTGACCTGGCCCTACAAGCATTGAATTCATATGTATGCCCAACTATCACCTATCTTCACAAAAAATGTAAACAGCTACGTGACTATTGTGACTTGCAGATGAAAAAACAGAGGCTTTGGAGGTGTAAGAGTCAAAGATAAGATGCAGCCCCAATCTCTCTCTATATACGGATGGTGATATTCTAACGTTTAGCTCTGAACCCATGTCTCTCATCTACACCAAAAAGGTAAAACTAGAAATTGATGACTGGTTGCATAATCATCAATGTTTGATAATTGTGCTCTGGTCATGTGGGGTGAGTTCATCATGGGTGTTGTTCCAACCCTGGCCCCTCAACTACAGTCATGCCTGTTTTGTTATGATACATGAATAAGGActgaagtttctttttttttttttgttttcccttttaatcATGATAGGGTTTGAAATGTTTTCACAAAGGGGTTTGAGTTCTAGTATTGGATGCTTCTGTGGTTGCACTCCAAAGAAGGAAAATGCTTTATCTTCTTACCACCTTTTTGTATGATATCCTTCAAATGTATGGTTTTATTGTATGGGATATTATATATGGAACAATTGCCAGTATGTATTGATGTAGCCATACAATTGTCATTTTCCATCCAGTAGTGCCTAGAGCAAAAGTTACAAAAACAGCTATTTGCAGACCCAATAACATACACAAAAGAACATAAGTCCAGCTCACAGAGCACACTAGGGTATCCACCCAAACAATGGGGCCCCTAATCACTGAAATACTCAAAAACATTACTCAGGCATTTAtccattcataaaaataaagcaaCATTTTTTCCAACCCAATGTGTAAATAAACTCAAACCTTCAACATAAATgcatgtttggtaattgtttttttaaataattttctgttttcttgttttaaaaatggtttttgttatccagtatataaaaaaagaaaaagaaaaatatatttgataataaaaaataaaaaataataaaaatatcatattttaaaacatcttttagttatttttaattattttttgaagattgTTTTAACAAATTATCatacaaagatgaaaaataataaaaaaaataaatcactactacatgtaaaaattatttctaaaatatatttaagaatataaaaaacgttaaaaatattttaaattctcaaacaaacttttattatacaaaatattagaggatcgttttaaaaaattattcttaatatatatatatatatatatatatttctttttttcagttattttaaaaaatacctttcaaacaaaccctaataGTCTTAAATCCAACATATCATGGTTTGTGGGTAGTCCTACTTTTCCAGGAATTGCTAGACTCAAAACAAGTTGGGATTTGGAGTCTCTTCTTCTCCGAGTTTCCTGCACATTTGCCTTGAGAGTACCACACTAAGCAAAGAGAGTACTAGGATTCAAGACCCAGCTACAGCCTACAAGTCAAAGGATAGATTGGCAGGTAAcattaagtcattaactaaCCACCCCCAAGACAAGAATTATATATAGATGTGGATTTTCCTTTGAAATGGGGCAGGGCAAGGACATGTGATTTTGAGTTTTCATAACCACCAATTTTCAGTAGTCAAGACTTTTGGCAAGCGTAATCAATGAGGAGTGCTTTTCTGCTTTGTAATCACATGCTGTGTGATTTTTGTAAAGTGAGAGTATTTATGTAATCCAATAGTCTGAAAGTTTATCCCAAGAATCTGGTGAAAGAACCCTAACATTACTCTCCATACACATGGTTTCAAATGAGTGGCATGGTGATTGTATCACCCATGTGGGATCGCAGGTCTTGCCTCTTGATTCTGATTAGAGTAATACCAAGTCCCTTTCATGGGCCAAGCTGCAATTTCATGGGTGGTGCCATACCTGCTCATAACCACTTTCCCTAATCCCCATTTAAGGATTGGATGAGACAGTATTTTATCAGACTGCAGATTGATCTAtcatatgattattatttatggATATGAAGTGGTGCAAAAGCTTCCAAGCAAGACAAAGACCATACCTTATATATTACAAAGGAAGGGACAGAAAGAAGTacagggagagagagagagagagagagagagagagagagggagggagagggagagataGGGGAGACGGAGAGAAGCAGCATGACCTCCTAGAAAGGGAAACTCAGCTACCATAATACGTACACTGATTTTCATGTTTTCCAATCCCAATGGAAACACAAGCTCTCTATACATTTTAACATCTACCATCTCATCTCTGTCATTCactttatctctctctctctctagtaATTTCTTCTCTGTTCATTGCTCTTTGTGCTCATGGAAACCAACACCACTGCTACTCCTGCAAGTCCACCTGCAAACAACCATACCCATATTCACCATCACTCTCATTCACAACCGGATACCCATCACCATGGCATTCTCCCCTCCGATTCCATGCTTGTTATCATCATACCCACCATCTCAATTTTGCTCCTTGTTGCCATAATTGTAATTGTAATAATGCTCCGGCGACTCAAATCTGCAAAAAACAGAGGCAACAGCAAAAGCAATAGCAGCAGCAGCGGAAACCAGAATTGCAACTTCATTGCTCATACTGCTATAAACTTCAATTCTAGCCCAGGTAACAACTCAACACTCAAATCCTACATATGTCTAACCTCAATTTTAGTAGAAAATTAATGGGGTTTTCTACATTTTCCATCTTTTTCCCCCTGTTTGAATTCcctgtatttcttttttatttttttctttttttgtgggcATTTGAGAACATGGCAGATGTGAAGAGTGGGTGTTTATATGGAGGAAGTTTGATCCGTACACCTGCAAGTAGATTTAAAGGAGTTCAAGTATTCACATACAAGGAGCTTGAAATGGCCACAGATAAGTTCAGTGAAGCCAATGTGATAGGGAATGGAGGGTTCGGAGTGGTGTACAGAGGAGTCCTTAGCGATGGGACTGTGGCAGCTATCAAGGTGCTGCGCAGGGATGGGAAGCAAGGGGAGCGTGCATTCAGGATGGAGGTGAGTGAGTTCATTTATTGCTTTTGTTTCTATTCTCTCTTATCTTACCCTCTTCCTTTCTTGTTTTCTGTTTCTTCTAAACAAAGTAGAGCTTGCATAATCAAAACTAGACAAGAAGTCTTCTTGTAATTGAGGGAGAGAGTTTCAATTTCAACACTCAAAGAAAATTAGGAGATAGtcaaaataagagaattttaTTGCTACAATTCTACTCTGTCGACTGCATTTGTTAATTCTATTCAACCTTGCACATGGGTGTACGAAGAAATGACATTAAGGGATTCATTTTTTTGTAGGTGGACCTACTGACCCGTTTACACTCTCTTTACTTGGTGGAGCTGCTTGGCTACTGTGCAGACCAACACTACAGGCTTCTGATATTTGAATACATGCCTAATGGTACATTGCAAAGCCAACTCCACCCCTCCCACAACCAACAGAGAGTGTTGGATTGGGGGACACGGTTGAGGGTGGCCCTTGATTGTGCTAGGGCCCTTGAGTTCCTCCATGAGCATGCAGTCCCCTCGATCATTCACCGTGATTTCAAGCCCAGCAACATTCTCCTAGATCAAAATTTCAGAGCCAAAGTCTCTGATTTTGGCTTGGCCAAGACAAGTTCTGACAAGATCAATAGTCAGATTCCGACTCGGGTAATTGGGACCACTGGATATCTAGCCCCCGAGTGAGTGATTCATCATTTGCCATGCACCTCTCTTTCAGTACCATACTGCATCTCACACAAACATGCACATGGGCAGGCTAGGTTTTCATTAGGCAGTCATTTTCGTCTTTAGAGGCTGTTTGGGGAACTCAAGAAATAATATCCAAAGATTTAACTATAGCAGTGGTGACATTTCCATTTTTACATCTCTTTCAATAGATGTTCTTACATTCTTATTATGAATTTCCAATCATCCCCTAAATTCTGAAGCATAGAACCTTGGAACTTTAGTTGAAGACAAAGCACTAGCTAGTTATATGGCTAATCATCTGGTGATCAcctaatcttaaatttttttgataatgcAGGTATGCTTCATCAGGAAAGCTTACTACAAAATCAGATGTGTATAGCTATGGTGTGGTTCTTCTAGAGCTCTTAACGGGCCGTGTACCACTTGATACCAAGCGCCCCCCTGGAGAGGATGTCCTGGTCTCATGGGTTagtataaaaaacaaatgatacaTACTTGTACGCTCAGCACTGTTTTTCCAAATCCGCATTAATGAGATTTACCCACCAATATGGTTGGGCGATCATATCCATCATTTGCAGttactattcatttttttttgtacatagCGATagaggatgaaaatattgaggAAGCAACATATTTCACAAAAAGGgtgatgcaatttttttttctgaagaaAAACACAGAGCATTGAGCATAAACTCTCTTTCACAATGAATCCTCTGATACTAGAACTAATAGATAATTTACTTCTATAATTCTGTTTTCTTGCTAAAAGTCACCATTTCTATTGAATCTGAATTAGCCTCTTGAATTCCTCTTCTACTCTGCAATG
It contains:
- the LOC100259692 gene encoding probable serine/threonine-protein kinase PBL7; the encoded protein is METNTTATPASPPANNHTHIHHHSHSQPDTHHHGILPSDSMLVIIIPTISILLLVAIIVIVIMLRRLKSAKNRGNSKSNSSSSGNQNCNFIAHTAINFNSSPDVKSGCLYGGSLIRTPASRFKGVQVFTYKELEMATDKFSEANVIGNGGFGVVYRGVLSDGTVAAIKVLRRDGKQGERAFRMEVDLLTRLHSLYLVELLGYCADQHYRLLIFEYMPNGTLQSQLHPSHNQQRVLDWGTRLRVALDCARALEFLHEHAVPSIIHRDFKPSNILLDQNFRAKVSDFGLAKTSSDKINSQIPTRVIGTTGYLAPEYASSGKLTTKSDVYSYGVVLLELLTGRVPLDTKRPPGEDVLVSWALPRLTNRQKLVEMVDPALQGRYSKKDLIQIAAIAAVCVQHEADYRPLMTDVVQSLIPLVKNHSSVSSSCSSRFQMLSPRY